The following coding sequences lie in one Alicyclobacillus curvatus genomic window:
- the thiS gene encoding sulfur carrier protein ThiS codes for MSVTINGNLRQLTATTTVGQLLLELKLTEERIAVEWNQTIVPADEWSTVTLQDGDELEIVRFVGGG; via the coding sequence ATAAGCGTGACGATAAACGGCAACCTCCGGCAACTTACCGCGACAACGACAGTTGGGCAGTTGCTCCTGGAACTCAAACTTACCGAGGAGCGGATTGCCGTTGAGTGGAATCAAACCATTGTTCCCGCCGACGAATGGTCGACGGTGACCCTGCAAGACGGAGATGAACTGGAAATTGTCCGTTTCGTTGGTGGCGGCTGA
- a CDS encoding thiazole synthase, giving the protein MNEFSTDALTIAGRTFRSRLMVGTGKYSTFTQMREALAASGTEIVTVAVRRVNLDEREESLLAYLDLDKYFLLPNTAGCHTAEEAVRTARLARAAGLSNWVKLEVIPDDGTLLPDPVATVAAAETLVKEGFVVLPYTSDDHHVARRLLEVGCATVMPFGSAIGTGQGLPNPERLSRIIEMVSGRIPVVIDAGIGAPSDAALAMELGADAVLVNTAIAKAVNPVLMAEAIAQGVSAGRFAYRAGRIERTAVASPSSPTSGLVGR; this is encoded by the coding sequence ATGAATGAATTTTCGACAGATGCACTGACGATTGCCGGTCGAACATTTCGATCACGCCTTATGGTGGGAACAGGAAAATACAGCACATTTACTCAGATGAGAGAAGCCCTCGCCGCGTCCGGCACGGAGATTGTAACGGTGGCCGTCCGACGTGTGAACCTTGACGAGCGCGAAGAATCCCTGCTCGCCTACCTTGACCTCGACAAGTATTTCTTGCTCCCGAATACTGCGGGCTGCCATACGGCCGAAGAAGCAGTGCGGACAGCCCGCTTGGCCCGCGCCGCAGGTTTGTCGAATTGGGTGAAGCTAGAGGTCATTCCGGACGACGGGACATTATTGCCCGATCCCGTTGCCACCGTTGCAGCCGCAGAAACGCTGGTGAAAGAGGGCTTCGTGGTGCTTCCCTACACTTCGGATGACCATCACGTCGCCCGCCGCTTGCTGGAGGTTGGGTGTGCCACCGTGATGCCATTCGGATCGGCCATTGGAACCGGTCAGGGATTGCCAAACCCGGAGCGCCTGTCCCGGATTATTGAAATGGTGAGTGGGCGCATTCCTGTTGTCATCGATGCCGGTATTGGAGCACCTTCCGATGCTGCACTCGCCATGGAACTCGGTGCGGATGCTGTGCTCGTAAATACGGCAATTGCCAAAGCGGTGAACCCGGTACTCATGGCAGAGGCCATCGCACAAGGCGTTAGCGCAGGTCGGTTTGCGTATCGCGCTGGACGCATCGAGCGTACTGCTGTGGCATCGCCGAGCAGTCCAACGTCTGGCCTGGTTGGCAGATAG
- a CDS encoding FAD-dependent oxidoreductase, with translation MNQTDVLVVGAGVSGLSCALYTSQAGLDTVVLEHGDSQLKSVKMVHNIPGVEAGLSGAQWLESARNQVIHAGGAIRRGNVEAIAFNERPYVAVTTDGNRWSARYLVIAVNLGYPLLESLGFEVAVNEHVPSKKIRKVLEIGYDGKSHVPGVFFAGLLTDVPSQTVIAAGQGAFVGVQIASDFLERPFMWHD, from the coding sequence TTGAATCAGACAGACGTACTCGTGGTTGGCGCTGGTGTAAGCGGATTAAGTTGCGCGTTATATACAAGCCAGGCCGGACTCGACACAGTGGTTCTCGAGCACGGAGACTCACAATTGAAATCTGTGAAGATGGTGCACAACATTCCTGGAGTCGAAGCTGGCCTCAGTGGTGCACAGTGGCTGGAATCGGCCAGGAATCAGGTCATTCACGCAGGTGGGGCGATTCGCAGAGGAAACGTTGAAGCTATTGCCTTCAACGAACGACCATATGTGGCTGTAACGACTGACGGCAACAGGTGGTCTGCACGATACCTGGTCATCGCGGTAAACCTCGGTTACCCGCTCCTTGAATCCCTCGGGTTTGAGGTTGCGGTGAATGAACACGTCCCAAGCAAAAAAATCCGAAAAGTCCTGGAAATTGGATACGACGGAAAGAGCCACGTACCTGGGGTCTTTTTTGCCGGACTTCTCACGGACGTACCGAGTCAAACCGTTATTGCTGCGGGTCAAGGTGCGTTTGTTGGGGTGCAAATCGCCAGTGATTTTTTGGAACGTCCATTTATGTGGCACGACTAA
- a CDS encoding alpha/beta hydrolase yields the protein MRVAYGADASQFGDLRLPKGDGPFPVVVVIHGGFWYDRYDLSLMDDVSADLTRRGFATWNIEYRRVGDEGGGWPLTLLDTAEAVDYLTVLAGHHPLDLGKVITLGHSAGGHLALWVAARRRIAELGLAGSEKFLGREDDGSHPLQIHGAVSLAGVSDLQQMWQVRQENSPVVDFLGGTPSEVPERYAVASPDALLPLGLPQVLVHGTDDDRVPFDISDRYYQKAMELGDTVTLIELPGIEHFKVIQPNSEAWPTIAAAVEELFMTIEASAAN from the coding sequence ATGCGAGTGGCTTATGGAGCAGATGCGTCCCAATTTGGAGACCTACGCCTGCCAAAAGGGGACGGGCCGTTCCCAGTTGTGGTCGTGATTCACGGCGGGTTCTGGTACGACCGTTACGACCTGAGTCTGATGGATGATGTGTCGGCAGACTTAACTCGTCGCGGATTTGCTACCTGGAATATCGAGTACCGGCGAGTTGGAGACGAGGGGGGCGGTTGGCCGCTCACGCTTCTCGACACTGCAGAGGCTGTCGATTATCTGACGGTTCTCGCAGGGCATCACCCTTTGGACCTAGGCAAAGTGATTACACTCGGTCACTCTGCAGGAGGGCATCTCGCTTTGTGGGTGGCAGCACGGAGGAGAATTGCGGAGCTGGGTTTAGCCGGATCGGAAAAATTCCTCGGTCGTGAAGATGACGGGAGTCACCCGCTTCAAATCCACGGTGCTGTCAGCCTGGCCGGCGTATCTGATTTACAGCAGATGTGGCAGGTAAGACAAGAAAACAGCCCCGTTGTAGATTTTCTTGGTGGAACCCCGAGTGAAGTGCCGGAACGGTATGCCGTCGCATCTCCGGACGCACTTTTACCACTTGGGTTGCCCCAGGTACTAGTGCATGGGACGGATGATGATCGCGTTCCGTTCGACATCAGCGACCGCTACTACCAGAAGGCCATGGAACTTGGCGACACCGTCACTCTCATTGAACTGCCGGGGATAGAGCACTTTAAGGTGATTCAACCGAACTCCGAAGCTTGGCCGACCATTGCTGCAGCCGTTGAAGAACTGTTCATGACCATCGAGGCCAGTGCTGCTAACTAA
- a CDS encoding 3D domain-containing protein, whose translation MAHRMALVALLCLMAPSSSLPPAPVQARAIHPEIVKRQHVMTFQSDFLSFDKVRSLTAQKHAPPALGTTSETSIGNTLESVHPLSGRSVNSVPKLQVSVSRWMSMTATWYDGHQGINGTGDGITASGAPVQSGVTIAVDPNVIPLGSIVEVQFPDGTDHMYKAEDVGGAIRGNRIDIYDPSQQDCYQHGIQHVMVRIWHAQTQGKAAA comes from the coding sequence ATGGCACACAGGATGGCACTCGTGGCACTGCTATGTCTGATGGCACCGTCAAGTTCACTGCCGCCAGCACCGGTACAAGCGAGAGCGATTCACCCAGAAATAGTCAAACGGCAGCATGTGATGACTTTCCAATCAGATTTCCTGTCATTTGATAAGGTTCGTTCGTTGACGGCCCAGAAACACGCTCCACCAGCTTTGGGAACCACTTCAGAAACCAGTATAGGAAACACTTTGGAATCGGTGCATCCACTTAGTGGGCGGAGCGTAAACTCGGTTCCAAAGCTGCAGGTATCGGTCAGTCGATGGATGTCCATGACAGCGACATGGTATGACGGTCACCAAGGTATCAACGGCACTGGGGATGGTATCACGGCCAGCGGCGCTCCTGTACAAAGCGGGGTTACTATTGCGGTAGACCCGAATGTGATTCCTCTTGGCAGCATTGTGGAGGTTCAATTTCCGGATGGAACGGATCACATGTACAAGGCGGAGGACGTTGGCGGTGCTATCAGGGGTAATCGAATTGACATCTATGACCCCAGTCAGCAGGACTGCTACCAGCACGGTATACAGCACGTGATGGTCCGCATCTGGCATGCGCAGACGCAGGGGAAAGCAGCAGCTTGA
- a CDS encoding cell division protein FtsZ: MGDMVRIFKVKQALGADSEALISNIRRNDLCFFRFSGGNVGETPRLIEELCDLKATGVFLVGIFRFPFRFEGQRRLQTAILQYYQMRELCDAVTYIHADGMLETLNEETSVEDAYQKFDWVEDEPIRAIEEMLRVSEQASVNAEDLRTFLSQTKGPVYTRTLDTDASDEPLHDVLDTPYLADDYTEGRQLIAYMGCAKDMPMSTFQLMNLHLHDLFHNCESFKLGTYFLDKPGRTQFRITLMVNGIADPYPQTQPFRRFRVQQLWLKRQWSLMTYKGKNLNHLVLAGPGMRGDNQHKSMLRRYQETEAHFVDGLKPNH; this comes from the coding sequence ATGGGGGATATGGTTCGAATTTTTAAAGTGAAACAGGCGCTTGGTGCAGATTCAGAAGCCTTGATATCGAACATTCGTCGAAACGACCTCTGCTTTTTTCGCTTTTCCGGAGGCAACGTGGGCGAAACCCCGAGGCTTATCGAGGAATTGTGTGACTTAAAGGCAACGGGTGTGTTTCTCGTCGGGATATTCCGCTTTCCATTTCGATTCGAAGGCCAACGAAGGTTGCAAACAGCAATCTTGCAATATTATCAAATGAGAGAATTATGTGATGCTGTTACCTATATCCATGCCGATGGTATGTTGGAAACCCTGAACGAAGAAACGTCCGTCGAGGACGCTTATCAAAAATTCGATTGGGTTGAAGACGAACCGATTCGCGCCATCGAAGAAATGTTGCGGGTTTCCGAACAGGCGAGCGTCAATGCCGAGGACCTCCGCACGTTTTTATCCCAGACAAAGGGTCCTGTCTATACACGGACACTTGACACGGATGCATCCGACGAACCCCTCCACGATGTCTTGGATACACCGTATTTAGCGGACGACTACACTGAGGGACGGCAATTGATTGCCTATATGGGATGCGCGAAGGACATGCCGATGAGCACCTTTCAGTTGATGAATCTACATCTACACGACTTGTTTCACAACTGTGAGTCGTTTAAACTAGGAACCTACTTCCTCGATAAGCCGGGACGTACTCAATTTCGAATCACACTGATGGTGAATGGGATTGCAGATCCGTATCCACAGACACAACCATTCCGCAGGTTTCGAGTGCAGCAACTATGGTTAAAGCGCCAATGGAGCCTGATGACTTATAAAGGCAAGAATCTCAATCATTTGGTCCTCGCAGGACCGGGCATGAGGGGTGATAACCAGCACAAATCCATGCTTCGAAGATACCAGGAAACGGAAGCCCACTTTGTGGATGGGTTGAAACCCAATCATTAA
- a CDS encoding ABC transporter permease, whose protein sequence is MEAVQKHFFSDIGVMFGRSMRHILRSMDTIITVTIIPIVMMLLFVYVFGGAIHSGAHSYVNYLLPGILLMAIASGISYTAYRLFIDMQRGLFERLHSMPIARSTILWGHVLTSLVSNAISVVVIILVALVMGFRSSAGILSWLAVAGILALFTLALTWIAAIAGLSAKSVDGASAFSYPIIFLPFISSAFVPTKSMPLFVRVFANNQPVNSVVGVIRALLAGTPVGNDLWIALAWCLGILVVAYVLAMRVYKRKIS, encoded by the coding sequence ATGGAAGCAGTACAGAAGCACTTTTTCAGTGACATTGGTGTCATGTTTGGACGTTCCATGCGCCATATCCTTCGCAGCATGGACACCATCATCACCGTTACCATCATTCCCATCGTCATGATGCTGTTGTTTGTCTACGTCTTCGGAGGCGCCATTCACTCGGGTGCACACAGCTATGTGAATTACTTACTGCCGGGTATCCTGCTGATGGCCATTGCCAGCGGAATTTCCTATACGGCTTACCGACTGTTTATTGATATGCAACGGGGCCTCTTTGAGCGGCTGCACTCCATGCCAATCGCACGCTCGACCATTTTATGGGGTCACGTTCTGACTTCTCTCGTATCGAACGCCATTTCGGTGGTCGTCATCATTCTCGTCGCGCTCGTCATGGGTTTTCGTTCGTCGGCCGGAATCCTGTCATGGCTGGCCGTAGCCGGGATACTTGCGCTCTTTACCCTGGCTTTGACCTGGATAGCAGCGATTGCGGGGCTATCCGCAAAATCGGTGGACGGTGCAAGTGCGTTTTCCTACCCGATTATCTTCCTGCCGTTTATCAGTTCGGCGTTCGTGCCGACGAAGTCGATGCCGCTTTTCGTCCGGGTCTTTGCCAACAACCAACCTGTCAATTCAGTCGTTGGTGTCATTCGCGCTTTGCTCGCTGGGACGCCTGTCGGGAATGACCTCTGGATTGCACTGGCGTGGTGTCTGGGCATCCTGGTTGTTGCATATGTACTTGCAATGAGGGTTTACAAACGGAAAATATCATAA
- a CDS encoding ATP-binding cassette domain-containing protein: MQSTAIQVKGLQKSYKQLQVLKGVDFEVKQGSIFALLGSNGAGKTTIVKILTTLLKHDSGVATVNGFDVASKPDHVRQSISLTGQFAAVDEILTARENLVMMAKLRHLKNPRQVAEELLRRFSLTDAANRKVSTYSGGMRRRLDIAMSLIGKPKVIFLDEPTTGLDPEARIEVWKIVKELADGGTTVFLTTQYLDEAEQLADRIAILHEGRIIANGTLSELKHRFPPAKVEYVEKQPTLEEIFLAIVGKKEEK; encoded by the coding sequence ATGCAATCAACCGCGATTCAAGTAAAAGGACTGCAAAAGTCATACAAACAGCTTCAGGTGCTAAAGGGCGTCGATTTTGAAGTCAAACAGGGCAGTATTTTTGCCCTCCTCGGCTCCAACGGTGCAGGGAAGACAACAATCGTGAAAATCCTTACGACGCTGCTTAAACATGATAGCGGAGTTGCCACTGTCAACGGGTTTGATGTTGCCTCAAAGCCAGACCATGTGCGGCAGTCCATCAGCCTGACCGGTCAGTTTGCCGCCGTAGACGAGATTTTGACGGCTCGGGAAAACCTGGTGATGATGGCAAAGCTGCGTCACCTGAAAAACCCCCGTCAGGTTGCGGAGGAGTTACTTCGTCGCTTCAGTCTCACTGACGCAGCCAACCGCAAGGTATCGACATATTCAGGAGGCATGCGCCGCAGGCTCGACATTGCCATGAGCTTGATAGGAAAACCGAAAGTCATTTTCCTCGATGAGCCGACCACCGGCCTGGACCCAGAGGCGCGGATTGAGGTTTGGAAGATTGTCAAAGAGCTTGCTGACGGTGGCACAACCGTCTTCCTGACCACTCAATATTTGGATGAGGCCGAACAGCTTGCGGATAGGATTGCCATTCTGCATGAGGGGCGGATTATCGCGAACGGTACGCTGTCGGAGCTGAAACACCGATTCCCACCGGCAAAAGTGGAGTATGTGGAAAAACAGCCCACATTGGAAGAGATATTTCTCGCCATTGTCGGAAAAAAGGAGGAAAAATAA
- a CDS encoding pentapeptide repeat-containing protein, whose translation MNEKLTVYVNEVFAPYDGIKSVSELKGDLLSDLQERFRELKAEGKDDETAFEMTVNSIGDIEETVQEVANVSRSLERQVVINFSASNLGQSDFAGVTAHQGKFKASALREANFAGADLTGSSFASNDMRGANFDRANLTDCSFSTLDLTDASFRQSVLVRTSVNASSLKGAKFVDIRLTDVKVSKTDLTKTTFENCSFNGVDFEYTDLRGMCFDGQTFIGVKFDRSDLKDASFQGATLKNVSFRLPLSMTNKYYRQFKTVCFDGATMDKLTYAALKGIGAELSKVTVI comes from the coding sequence ATGAATGAGAAATTGACGGTCTATGTGAACGAGGTATTTGCACCGTACGACGGGATTAAGAGTGTGAGCGAACTCAAAGGCGACCTGCTCTCCGATTTGCAGGAGCGCTTTCGCGAACTGAAGGCTGAAGGCAAGGACGATGAAACAGCATTTGAAATGACGGTCAACAGCATCGGCGACATTGAAGAAACCGTGCAAGAGGTGGCGAACGTCTCTCGTTCACTAGAGCGTCAGGTGGTCATCAACTTCAGTGCAAGTAATCTGGGACAGAGTGACTTCGCCGGTGTGACGGCTCACCAAGGGAAGTTCAAAGCGAGCGCGCTCCGTGAAGCAAACTTTGCCGGCGCCGATTTAACCGGTAGTTCGTTTGCCAGCAACGATATGCGGGGAGCAAATTTCGACCGTGCAAACCTTACAGACTGCAGCTTTTCAACCCTTGACCTCACAGATGCGAGTTTCCGTCAATCCGTTCTTGTACGCACAAGCGTGAACGCTTCGAGCCTGAAAGGTGCGAAGTTCGTGGATATCAGACTGACCGATGTCAAGGTGTCGAAGACCGACCTGACAAAGACAACTTTTGAAAACTGCAGCTTTAACGGTGTCGACTTCGAATACACAGACTTGCGCGGAATGTGCTTTGACGGACAGACCTTCATCGGGGTCAAGTTTGACAGGTCGGACCTGAAGGACGCTTCGTTTCAGGGAGCAACACTGAAGAACGTGTCATTCCGTCTGCCTCTCTCCATGACAAACAAATACTACCGCCAGTTCAAAACCGTCTGCTTCGACGGCGCGACGATGGATAAGTTGACCTATGCAGCGCTTAAAGGCATCGGGGCTGAGTTGTCAAAAGTGACAGTCATCTAA
- a CDS encoding helix-turn-helix transcriptional regulator: MYHADVEVTRCVKTNENKITSDLLRGHTDTMILRLLSEADRYGYEIVKLIAERSGGEYELKEATMHSSVRRRETDGDIEWYWGDESQGGRRKYFRITDKGRATYESNKRNWEYAKGVLDTLL; encoded by the coding sequence ATGTATCATGCTGATGTGGAGGTGACGAGATGCGTGAAAACAAATGAGAACAAGATTACATCGGACCTGCTGCGCGGGCACACCGATACGATGATTTTGCGGTTGTTATCCGAAGCGGATCGCTATGGCTACGAAATCGTCAAACTGATTGCCGAGCGCTCAGGTGGCGAGTACGAGTTGAAAGAAGCCACAATGCACTCCAGTGTTCGGCGGCGGGAAACAGACGGCGACATCGAGTGGTACTGGGGCGATGAATCTCAGGGCGGGCGGCGCAAGTATTTCCGGATTACAGACAAGGGCAGGGCCACGTATGAAAGCAATAAACGCAATTGGGAGTACGCCAAAGGCGTCCTCGACACTTTACTTTAA